aacaacagttatttcctgaatgtgaatctCCTTCTACACTCTTCCCTGTGTCTACTATGAAGCCCTGATAACAGGTCTCCACAAATttatgactttttctttctttcttttttttttttttgcattcctcTAAGACAAATGACATAGGAGCTATCACTTTTTTTCTTGAATGCAACATTTCCATAATCtattaattttctaataattatttgaTGGTTTACTTGGATAGAACTGTaatgtgcatgcatatgtggTAAACAAGGAGAAGAACAACaatattaaaaagtaatcttATGAGGGTGGTAGAAGTTTGAAATATGGCCTTGTCCATGAACAAAATGTTTCTTATGTTGCTAAAGTTGTACCTTATTTTCAGCTTAAAAAACATTTCTCAATATAAAACCGACTGACAACCAAGCCCTAgtgtaattataataaaaattttaaaatagatgacTTTTTCAACACAGAGTTTCAACAGGGTTGGGGTATTGATATTACAATGAGAAATGATTAATTTGTTAGGTGACTTAGACTTTTTATTAGTAACAGTGTCAACATTGTCATCTTACCTGTTGATATGCCCAGTTTAGCAACTTGTATCTGTAGGATCGCCTCATTGGGTAAGACAGACTATAAATTGCATGCAGTACagcaaaaaagaaactgagaagcCCAAACTGCTTTCTTGTTAACATCCACTTATCTAACCAATGTGGAAACTTCTTATACTTGGTTCCATTATGAAGCTGGACAATTGCTGCTATCACACCTGGCAGGTAAACCAATGCCAAGAGAGTGATGGAAACCATTGGCAAGACTTTGTTGATGACCAGGAttggaattttataaaaatattgttgATGGGAAGTTGCTAAAGGGTGAATTACTTCCCTCAGAAGAGTGTAAAGAAAAGTCAGAGATGCTATAATAGCAGCTATTTTAATTGGCAAGTGCCACTGTGGAAAGAGTTCCCGTGTTTGCTGAAGTTCTGAAGGACAGTCAAATTCATCAGCATGGGCTGTCTGATGCAAATGCAAAAGCACAGGTCTTTTTAGCATGCTGGTCTCTCCCGTGTCCTTATgctacaaaggaaagaaaattaacatcttAAAATTGAACAAAACAATGGGATATCTCTTGAACTAATTACTTATTGCTCAATCATTGTGCTTCTCATTGAATAAGGGCATTCAGAATCTTGCTTTTGAATACTGGTTAGTTGAAGATAGCATAGTCTATGTGGCACTGAAAGACTTTTGTCTTTAGGACAAAAGAAATACATGCTTCAGACAGGTAAGACAGTTaacttgaaaaatgaaattatttcattttatgcacATTGTTACTCATAAAGTATATGCTTGTAATTTATTAATTACTTTTCcctattaaaattattaagattaaataaataatttctgctAAAACTTCCATTGAGATAATTTGGAAGTTTGGAACCAAAATTTCTGCCACTTTTTCAATCAAAAAATGTAGTAAGAAACACTTAATCCTGTGTTTGACCAAAAGTGGAACAAGTGATTCTTATCCAAAAGTAGATTTATTTGGTTATACAGTGAATCATCAATTTACTAGATGATCTCTTGGTAAGCTGCCATTGTGTCTATGACAAAAATGCTTGCTTACAAAATTACTGTTATATGGGCATtgatgatgtttttttttttaacttagaactATAGACTGTTAGAAAGAATTGGAAGGGCCTTGGGGATGATCTGGTCCAAGGCTTTCATGGTATAAACAAACCAAGACCCCAGATTTTCAGTAACTTATTCAAGGTTATTCAGCTAAGTCCCTGACAATCAGTGAAGGTACTATTTCTCTCACATATGCTACTCTGTCCTTCACAGTATCAGTGACAGTAATCCAAGTCCAGATATCAGCAGACTAGGGTGAAAAATCACTTTCATAACACTAGGAGATACAGAATGGCATCTGAATTATGTTTAAAgatgtaaattattatttattattgttattattaatattttaccaaATAATCATCTTCTTCTAAATTTCTCCTAGGCTTCATTTTCCAAAGTTCTTCTTGGTTTGTGAtatcttttctgctttccattaatTCTATAAAATAGTATGGCTTCAGCcacctgtaaaaataaaaataattattttcatgtctATTCTACTTATGATGTGAATGTTTGAtgtaacaatataaaaaattgacTTGCTTAAAGACTAGAATGGAgataaagtacaataaaaatggaaatagtgACTGATTTATACATTTAACTTCATATTATAATCTGTAAGTTTCAAACCAATGCCCTCTTATCAACAGTAACTGCtcttctttatccacttatttgTTCAGTGAATAACCCAGGTGCCTGTATGGATTACAAAGGGTCAGAAGTTGCCTTTTACTTTAGGAAGATTTAATTTCAGCTTTCCATCTGGAGGAAAGCCAAATCCTTTCAATGGCAAATATAATTAGGAATGCATTATATTGAGAGTAATAATGTCATCAGTGGAGGCTGGAGGTAGCTGATATAAGATTTATGTTTAACAGAATTTTGGGGTTGACACTGGAGTCTGAAACAGTATTTTCAGAGTACCATTTTTCTTTTGGAGTAAGAGGTTGGTCCTTGTTTGGAAGATGTGAATTGCTAGTATGTTTCCAATGGGAATGGTGAGTTGTGCCGAATTAATGATGTGCCCAGTCTTCTGGTCAACCCTGTGGAAAACAACTTTTCAAATTTCTCACTTGATAAAAGAATCTTTTCCTTAGCAAACTCACAGATCCTCATCCAGGATTGGTGTAACATTTTTTAGGGAAAGAAAACATATGTCACAGTActattcattgtttttattagttCTGAATTTATTTCCAGAGGAACACATCTTCAATTTACACTTTATGAAATTCAATGAGAAAAACAGATTATACAACAATTTGATTGACAGAAAATATCCCAAGTGTTTCTGAATTTTAGACCACATGTAGTACTTTTTTAGGTGGAAAGGTGTTTCCAGGAATAGTTTAAAATACAGTGATGTGTCAcataacattttggtcaatgactgACTGCATATgtaacagtggtcccataagattataatggagcaaaaaaattcctattgcctagtatTTAcaatactatactttttattattattgtgaagTGTACTCCGTCTACTTACAAAAAAAGAGCTAACTGTAAACAGCCctaggcaggtccttcaggaggtcttccagaagaaggcattgttatcatagaagATGGCAGCTCCATGCCTGTTACTGCccttgaagaccttccagtgggacaagatatagaggtggaagacagtgatactgatgatcctgaccctagGTAGGcccaggctaatgtgtgtgtttgtgtcttagtttcaacaaaaaagtctaaaaagaaaaaaaaattagaaatagaaaagaagctTAAGgagtaagtaaataaacaaagaaaatattttgtatggcTGTACAATGTGActatgttttaagctaagtgttattacaaaagagtaaaaataataagttaataaagtaaaaaagttacagtaagctaatttattattaaagaaaaaaatttttcaataaatgtagGGTAGCCttagtgt
This DNA window, taken from Pongo pygmaeus isolate AG05252 chromosome 6, NHGRI_mPonPyg2-v2.0_pri, whole genome shotgun sequence, encodes the following:
- the STEAP1 gene encoding STEAP1 protein isoform X2; this encodes MESRKDITNQEELWKMKPRRNLEEDDYLHKDTGETSMLKRPVLLHLHQTAHADEFDCPSELQQTRELFPQWHLPIKIAAIIASLTFLYTLLREVIHPLATSHQQYFYKIPILVINKVLPMVSITLLALVYLPGVIAAIVQLHNGTKYKKFPHWLDKWMLTRKQFGLLSFFFAVLHAIYSLSYPMRRSYRYKLLNWAYQQVQQNKEDAWIEHDVWRMEIYVSLGIVGLAILALLAVTSIPSVSDSLTWREFHYIQVNNI
- the STEAP1 gene encoding STEAP1 protein isoform X1 — its product is MESRKDITNQEELWKMKPRRNLEEDDYLHKDTGETSMLKRPVLLHLHQTAHADEFDCPSELQQTRELFPQWHLPIKIAAIIASLTFLYTLLREVIHPLATSHQQYFYKIPILVINKVLPMVSITLLALVYLPGVIAAIVQLHNGTKYKKFPHWLDKWMLTRKQFGLLSFFFAVLHAIYSLSYPMRRSYRYKLLNWAYQQVQQNKEDAWIEHDVWRMEIYVSLGIVGLAILALLAVTSIPSVSDSLTWREFHYIQSKLGIVSLLLGTIHALIFAWNKWIDIKQFVWYTPPTFMIAVFLPIVVLIFKSILFLPCLRKKILKIRHGWEDVTKINKTEISSQL